In Salisediminibacterium beveridgei, one DNA window encodes the following:
- the ftsL gene encoding cell division protein FtsL has product MSAVKNPRQTLVSPARQVEKHQVKERIYKGRFTKGEKLIYSFGVIAMTLVCFVLITNYALMYMSNHDIQQMEQQIVQQESAIDGLSLQVKELSDPDRILYIAQNDLGMTLSDDKVHVIHGYSSNASNE; this is encoded by the coding sequence ATGAGTGCGGTAAAGAATCCTCGTCAAACGCTCGTATCACCTGCGAGACAAGTTGAGAAGCATCAAGTCAAGGAGCGGATTTATAAAGGACGTTTTACAAAAGGGGAGAAACTCATCTATTCCTTTGGTGTCATTGCTATGACACTGGTATGTTTTGTATTGATCACGAATTATGCCTTGATGTATATGTCCAATCACGATATTCAGCAGATGGAGCAACAAATCGTTCAACAGGAAAGCGCAATTGACGGGTTATCACTTCAAGTGAAGGAACTATCGGATCCGGACCGCATTCTATATATCGCTCAAAATGATTTGGGAATGACTTTAAGCGACGACAAAGTGCATGTCATTCACGGATATTCATCGAATGCTTCGAATGAGTAG
- a CDS encoding penicillin-binding protein has translation MNAKRRKSMVYRGAFLFAVMLVLIAVLFSRFVYIQAAKEVQGEDLRTMIESRWTDSRTLHGKRGSILDRNGEIIAEEISSYTIVAILDDRYDRYVDDPLETASELANVLDMDKGLLTDYLSRDAAQVELGPSAKNLSYETMKKVENLDLDGIVFREDPRRYYPRQTFASHVIGYTERDMSVARMGLENTLNEYLEGEAGSITYQRDGRRRPLLNADEQIEEPVDGADVILTIDSKIQTAMEQTMNQVEEDYDPERMIAIAAHAKTGEILAMSNRPGFNPNHYEQIENYTNYAVASRFEPGSTMKMFTLAAAIEEDVYRGNDTYQSGSYQVTDRTVHDHNQGRGWGEITFDEGLRRSSNVAFSKLALEHLGEERLYDYIQSFGFREPTGIDLPNETTGMIADTYTIDTATTSFGQGSAVSPIQQVQAATAIANQGQMMKPYVVDQIIGGTKGDPVLEQKPEVAGNPVSAVTANRVLALLETAVSHETGTGRPYAIDGFKVAGKTGTAQIPNEDSPGYQSGHGNYIYSFLGMAPAQDPEVIVYVAVEKPDIEPHVQGNEPVSKVFRQVMEQSLQYLNITPTEDDEGLPFAEEVTMPDHVGDAAEDTFNSLMETGFKVKKIGEGNQVAAQSPPPGTEAVNGETVLLVTNGEVSMPDLTGWSLRSVYMLSELLDIEVDADGTGFVLHQVPEPGADTASMNRLSIQLSGSEMDEDVWLDQQEESLEEEDADFFMD, from the coding sequence ATGAATGCCAAACGAAGAAAGTCAATGGTTTACCGGGGGGCTTTTTTATTCGCTGTCATGCTCGTTTTGATCGCAGTTTTATTTTCCCGGTTTGTCTACATACAGGCGGCGAAAGAGGTGCAGGGCGAAGATTTGAGAACGATGATTGAGTCCAGGTGGACTGATTCTAGGACCCTCCATGGAAAAAGAGGGTCTATTTTGGATCGGAATGGTGAAATCATCGCAGAAGAAATATCTTCCTACACCATCGTTGCGATTTTGGATGACAGATATGATCGGTATGTGGATGATCCTCTTGAAACGGCTTCTGAATTAGCGAACGTCCTCGATATGGATAAAGGACTTCTGACAGACTATTTGTCGCGTGACGCAGCCCAGGTCGAACTTGGGCCATCTGCAAAAAATTTGAGCTACGAAACCATGAAGAAAGTTGAAAACTTAGATCTTGATGGAATCGTATTCAGAGAAGATCCGCGCAGGTATTATCCGAGGCAGACCTTTGCATCACATGTGATTGGATATACGGAACGGGATATGAGCGTTGCGAGGATGGGTCTTGAAAACACGTTGAATGAATATCTTGAAGGCGAAGCCGGCTCGATCACCTATCAGCGTGATGGAAGAAGGCGACCGCTGTTAAATGCGGATGAACAAATTGAGGAACCGGTTGATGGTGCTGACGTTATTTTGACGATCGATTCGAAAATTCAGACAGCGATGGAACAGACAATGAATCAGGTGGAAGAGGATTACGACCCTGAACGGATGATCGCGATTGCAGCTCATGCCAAGACCGGAGAAATACTCGCGATGTCCAATCGGCCCGGATTCAACCCGAACCACTATGAACAAATTGAGAATTATACGAATTATGCCGTTGCATCAAGGTTTGAACCTGGATCAACGATGAAGATGTTCACGTTGGCTGCAGCCATCGAAGAGGACGTGTACCGGGGGAATGATACGTATCAATCGGGGTCGTATCAAGTGACTGACAGAACGGTGCATGACCATAACCAGGGAAGAGGTTGGGGAGAAATTACTTTTGATGAAGGATTAAGAAGATCATCGAACGTTGCTTTTTCAAAGCTGGCACTTGAACACCTGGGTGAGGAACGATTGTATGACTACATTCAGTCTTTCGGTTTTCGAGAACCGACAGGCATAGATCTTCCAAATGAGACAACCGGAATGATCGCGGATACGTATACGATCGATACAGCAACTACTTCATTTGGACAAGGTTCTGCAGTGTCACCTATTCAGCAAGTGCAGGCAGCGACAGCCATTGCGAATCAGGGGCAGATGATGAAACCGTATGTCGTTGATCAAATTATTGGCGGAACGAAGGGAGATCCGGTCTTAGAACAAAAACCTGAAGTTGCCGGGAATCCGGTCAGTGCGGTGACAGCCAATCGTGTACTGGCACTTCTGGAAACCGCCGTTTCGCATGAAACAGGCACGGGTCGCCCTTATGCCATTGATGGTTTCAAAGTAGCGGGGAAAACAGGAACCGCTCAAATTCCGAATGAGGATTCTCCCGGCTATCAGTCAGGACATGGCAATTACATTTATTCTTTTTTGGGGATGGCTCCGGCACAGGATCCGGAAGTGATTGTCTATGTGGCGGTAGAAAAACCGGATATTGAACCACATGTGCAAGGTAACGAGCCTGTCAGTAAAGTGTTCCGGCAAGTCATGGAGCAATCACTGCAGTATTTGAACATCACACCGACAGAAGATGACGAAGGACTTCCTTTTGCAGAAGAGGTAACGATGCCGGATCATGTCGGAGATGCCGCGGAAGACACTTTTAATTCTTTGATGGAGACCGGTTTCAAGGTCAAGAAGATCGGCGAAGGAAATCAGGTGGCTGCACAGTCACCTCCCCCGGGGACTGAAGCAGTAAACGGTGAAACCGTGTTACTTGTTACAAATGGTGAGGTCTCCATGCCTGATCTGACAGGGTGGTCACTGAGGAGTGTCTATATGCTTTCGGAGTTACTCGATATCGAGGTCGATGCTGACGGAACCGGTTTTGTTTTGCACCAGGTTCCCGAACCGGGTGCGGATACGGCATCGATGAACCGATTGTCCATTCAACTGTCTGGCAGCGAGATGGATGAGGATGTATGGCTGGACCAACAGGAAGAGTCTCTTGAAGAAGAGGATGCTGATTTTTTTATGGATTAG
- the rsmH gene encoding 16S rRNA (cytosine(1402)-N(4))-methyltransferase RsmH gives MFEHDTVLLEETISGLNIKADGVYVDCTLGGGGHSQRILEKLGPNGKLIAFDQDAQALAHAMERLSKWQSMIHPIQRNFRFLKEELMNLGYDKVDGFVFDLGVSSPQFDVPERGFSYRFDAPLDMRMDQSSPLSAYEVINEWSFHDLMKIISRYGEEKFAKSIARKIEKQREIKPIKTTYELVEIIKDAIPAPARRKGGHPAKRTFQAIRIAVNDELGVFEQALEDAIEMTETGGRIAVITFHSLEDRICKQLFKKKSQPPELPKGMPVIPDGFEPELKLVNRKPITAVDLELEANNRAHSAKLRIAEKQT, from the coding sequence TTGTTTGAACATGATACCGTACTCCTTGAGGAAACCATTTCAGGTTTAAATATTAAAGCAGACGGCGTCTATGTTGACTGCACATTAGGCGGTGGAGGCCATAGTCAGCGAATACTTGAGAAACTTGGTCCGAATGGCAAACTGATCGCGTTTGACCAGGATGCTCAAGCTTTGGCCCATGCAATGGAACGACTTTCAAAATGGCAGTCGATGATTCACCCTATTCAGCGGAATTTCAGATTTCTTAAAGAAGAGTTAATGAATTTAGGATATGACAAGGTAGATGGGTTCGTCTTTGATCTCGGTGTATCATCTCCACAATTTGATGTTCCGGAACGTGGCTTCAGTTACCGGTTCGATGCCCCATTGGACATGCGGATGGACCAAAGCAGCCCCCTAAGTGCTTACGAAGTTATAAACGAATGGTCTTTTCATGATTTGATGAAGATTATCAGCCGGTATGGAGAAGAGAAATTCGCCAAATCCATTGCAAGGAAAATAGAAAAACAGCGTGAAATCAAACCGATTAAAACCACTTACGAACTGGTTGAAATTATAAAGGATGCAATACCAGCCCCGGCAAGACGAAAAGGAGGGCATCCTGCAAAACGAACGTTTCAGGCCATCCGAATCGCTGTAAATGACGAACTCGGCGTGTTTGAACAAGCACTCGAGGATGCGATCGAGATGACAGAAACAGGTGGAAGAATAGCCGTTATTACGTTTCATTCTCTTGAAGACCGGATTTGTAAACAGTTGTTCAAAAAGAAAAGTCAGCCGCCGGAATTACCGAAAGGTATGCCTGTCATCCCCGATGGTTTTGAACCGGAACTGAAACTGGTCAATCGTAAACCGATTACCGCGGTTGATCTTGAGTTGGAAGCGAATAACCGCGCTCATTCAGCAAAGTTGAGGATCGCGGAAAAACAAACTTAA
- the mraY gene encoding phospho-N-acetylmuramoyl-pentapeptide-transferase has product MLQDGLIISLVAAFLFTAFLSPVYIPYLRKLKFGQSIREEGPEWHQKKSGTPTMGGLMFLTAILIVALIVSSIFQLLSAEIVVLLIVTVSFGAVGFIDDYIKVVKKRNLGLTSKQKLLGQIVISAVVYAILLTTDFDTAVSVPATGIDIEFGWFYFILLLFMLVGTSNAVNLTDGLDGLVAGSSVISFLAFAWIAYSMGMNDVALFAMTVTGAMAAFLLVNVHPAKIFMGDTGSLALGGGLAMLAVITKTELLLIVIGGVFVIETLSVILQVASFKLRGKRIFKMSPIHHHFEMSGWSEWRVVIVFWAAGLLFAITGVWIEVWL; this is encoded by the coding sequence ATGTTGCAAGATGGATTAATCATTTCACTGGTGGCAGCTTTTCTATTTACGGCATTTCTGTCACCTGTCTATATTCCGTATTTAAGAAAGCTGAAATTTGGACAAAGTATTCGCGAGGAAGGTCCCGAGTGGCATCAAAAGAAATCCGGCACACCAACGATGGGTGGATTGATGTTTTTAACAGCCATACTGATCGTTGCACTTATCGTCAGCAGTATCTTTCAACTGTTGTCTGCTGAAATTGTAGTTCTTCTTATCGTCACCGTATCATTTGGTGCAGTTGGCTTCATTGATGATTATATTAAGGTAGTCAAAAAACGGAATTTAGGGCTGACTTCAAAACAGAAACTGTTGGGTCAAATCGTTATCTCAGCAGTGGTTTATGCGATATTACTGACGACTGATTTTGATACGGCTGTGTCAGTCCCTGCAACAGGCATTGACATTGAATTTGGCTGGTTTTACTTTATATTATTACTTTTTATGCTCGTTGGAACCAGTAATGCGGTAAATCTGACAGATGGTTTGGACGGACTTGTCGCCGGCAGCAGTGTGATTTCATTTCTTGCATTTGCCTGGATCGCTTATTCGATGGGCATGAATGATGTGGCGCTGTTTGCGATGACAGTAACGGGTGCGATGGCAGCTTTTTTACTTGTGAATGTTCATCCTGCAAAAATATTTATGGGAGATACGGGTTCTCTTGCTCTAGGTGGTGGACTCGCGATGCTGGCGGTCATTACGAAGACTGAACTTCTGCTGATCGTGATTGGAGGCGTATTTGTTATTGAAACGCTCTCCGTCATTTTACAGGTTGCATCATTTAAACTTAGGGGTAAACGAATTTTTAAAATGAGCCCGATTCATCATCATTTCGAAATGTCGGGGTGGAGTGAATGGCGGGTTGTGATCGTATTTTGGGCTGCGGGGCTGCTATTTGCTATTACCGGGGTATGGATTGAGGTGTGGCTGTGA
- the mraZ gene encoding division/cell wall cluster transcriptional repressor MraZ, giving the protein MFMGEHHHNIDDKGRMIIPARFREGLGSRFIVTRGMEKCLFVYPESEWKIIEEKLKSLPFTKKDARAFTRFFFSGAVECELDKQGRANIPGILRTYAGLEKECVVIGVSSRVEIWSKEAWENYFAESEESFSEIAESIVDFDL; this is encoded by the coding sequence ATGTTCATGGGAGAGCATCATCATAATATTGATGATAAAGGACGAATGATCATACCTGCCCGATTCAGAGAAGGTCTGGGTTCCCGTTTTATTGTTACAAGAGGGATGGAGAAATGTTTATTCGTTTATCCCGAATCAGAATGGAAAATCATTGAAGAGAAGCTGAAATCCTTGCCCTTCACCAAAAAAGATGCGAGGGCGTTTACCCGGTTCTTTTTCTCAGGTGCAGTGGAATGTGAACTGGACAAACAGGGGAGAGCCAATATTCCTGGAATTCTTCGTACATATGCTGGACTGGAAAAAGAATGTGTCGTAATCGGTGTCAGCAGCCGCGTGGAGATTTGGAGTAAAGAAGCGTGGGAAAATTATTTCGCGGAATCAGAGGAATCCTTCAGTGAGATTGCAGAAAGCATCGTTGATTTCGATTTATAA
- a CDS encoding UDP-N-acetylmuramoyl-tripeptide--D-alanyl-D-alanine ligase yields MSGQLDRKLIQSVSVSIQGHAPLTFVAKGIAYNPDLIEEGDLFVPLKGEMFDGHQLIEAAVENGAIGALWRKDEPVPGTLSDDFPLFIVKDPEQAVAEMAERYLFDIDPSRVAVTGDYTRHLTRIFLKNMLKTNYRVYLPEETLGDPFTYFSSILSMPDDTDIILFDVPARTDDIVKQASELIIPQLAVLCCHRDQHEEDILEHAGYIEEGMRPTGTIFVDGDRWMSRDWKTDSVIYGNDPEHLLQIESVAEANEEVQFTIKGVRFLDFHLPWLMKDHLQSVLAAFGPAVHLGMGAEVVAQAISELEMKDFDLEECHSKDGTVVLIDHGRSLKSGLKYSLGMLKHLHHFQRRVLVVDEGFQQNPLKEKLIHEVFADELRSPVTDIITIGEKAFWIRSALKHAGIHLEGGHYDTHHQAMDELTSLLKGDTLLLYRGLNSELLKQMIKEWNE; encoded by the coding sequence ATGAGTGGACAACTTGACAGGAAATTGATTCAATCGGTCTCCGTCAGTATTCAGGGGCATGCCCCTTTGACGTTTGTTGCCAAAGGGATTGCCTATAATCCGGACCTGATTGAAGAGGGCGATTTATTTGTCCCACTGAAAGGCGAAATGTTTGATGGACACCAATTGATTGAAGCTGCAGTTGAAAATGGCGCAATAGGCGCCTTGTGGCGAAAAGATGAACCCGTGCCCGGTACACTTTCCGACGACTTTCCATTATTTATTGTAAAAGATCCCGAGCAGGCGGTGGCAGAAATGGCAGAGCGCTATCTATTTGACATCGATCCTTCAAGAGTTGCTGTCACTGGGGACTATACCCGGCATTTAACCCGAATTTTTCTGAAAAATATGTTAAAAACCAATTATCGGGTTTATCTTCCTGAAGAAACATTGGGAGATCCGTTTACTTATTTTTCATCGATTTTATCGATGCCCGATGATACGGATATCATATTATTTGATGTACCGGCAAGAACAGATGACATTGTCAAACAGGCAAGTGAGCTGATCATTCCTCAATTGGCAGTCCTTTGCTGCCATCGTGATCAGCATGAGGAAGACATATTGGAACACGCTGGCTATATTGAAGAAGGGATGCGGCCGACAGGAACAATTTTTGTTGACGGGGATCGCTGGATGTCGCGAGACTGGAAGACTGATTCCGTAATATATGGAAATGATCCGGAACATCTCCTTCAAATTGAGTCGGTCGCAGAAGCAAATGAAGAGGTGCAATTCACCATAAAAGGTGTACGGTTTCTTGACTTTCACTTGCCTTGGCTCATGAAGGATCATTTGCAAAGTGTTCTGGCTGCATTTGGGCCTGCGGTTCATTTAGGCATGGGAGCTGAGGTCGTTGCACAAGCGATTTCAGAGCTTGAAATGAAGGATTTCGATCTGGAAGAGTGCCACTCTAAAGATGGTACGGTGGTATTGATTGATCATGGACGGAGTCTGAAAAGCGGCTTGAAGTATTCCCTGGGGATGTTGAAGCACCTCCATCACTTTCAAAGACGTGTTCTGGTTGTGGACGAGGGATTTCAACAAAATCCATTAAAGGAAAAACTGATTCATGAAGTTTTCGCAGATGAATTAAGGTCACCGGTAACCGACATTATTACAATCGGGGAAAAAGCATTCTGGATCAGGAGTGCTCTGAAACATGCAGGAATTCACCTGGAAGGCGGTCATTATGATACCCATCATCAGGCAATGGATGAACTCACTTCTTTACTAAAAGGAGATACCCTGCTGCTTTATAGAGGCCTGAATAGTGAATTATTAAAACAAATGATCAAAGAATGGAACGAATAA
- a CDS encoding UDP-N-acetylmuramoyl-L-alanyl-D-glutamate--2,6-diaminopimelate ligase has translation MKLYELTNILASCRIEGNPETDIQSLEMDSRKVMEGALFFCIRGFTVDGHEFAKQAKSKGAVAFVTEKKLDVEGVQIIVNDSKRAMALMSACFYDYPSSKMQMIGVTGTNGKTTVTHFIQHLLKAAGKNAGMIGTMYTEMNGIKTDTLNTTPESFVLQSLLHEMTNHRVDSVTMEVSSHALQMGRVHGTDFDIGVYTNLSQDHLDYHKTMDQYAYAKSLLFSRMGNAGNNDVQKRAVINIDDDYAEVMIGACAVPVLTYGIHNACDFRAMDVVIKPGGVFFSVESAEGSFPVTLTMTGLFSVYNALAAFAAGYAAGLSCEFIAETLSDLPQVSGRFETVPSEPAPFQVIVDYAHTPESLRNVLETAKAANSSRLTVVFGCGGDRDKDKRPLMGAIAESLADKVFITSDNPRSEVPEMIIEDILKGMQKENHQVITDRKEAIYRAVCEAEEKELILIAGKGHESYQIIGDQTYDFNDRLVAIEAIKERYQ, from the coding sequence ATGAAATTATATGAACTGACGAACATACTGGCTTCTTGCAGGATTGAAGGGAATCCGGAAACTGACATTCAATCTTTGGAAATGGATTCGCGAAAAGTGATGGAAGGTGCCTTGTTTTTTTGCATCAGAGGATTCACCGTTGATGGTCATGAGTTTGCAAAACAAGCGAAAAGCAAAGGAGCAGTTGCATTTGTGACCGAAAAGAAACTGGATGTTGAAGGAGTTCAGATTATAGTGAATGATTCCAAGCGTGCGATGGCATTGATGTCCGCATGTTTTTATGACTATCCGAGTTCCAAAATGCAAATGATTGGGGTCACTGGGACAAATGGAAAAACAACAGTCACACATTTTATTCAACATCTGCTTAAAGCTGCCGGGAAAAATGCGGGAATGATCGGAACAATGTATACTGAAATGAACGGAATCAAAACCGATACCCTAAACACAACACCGGAATCTTTTGTATTGCAAAGTCTTCTTCACGAGATGACGAATCACAGGGTTGATTCAGTTACTATGGAAGTATCTTCTCATGCTCTACAAATGGGAAGAGTACACGGCACCGATTTTGATATTGGTGTTTATACCAACCTCAGTCAGGATCATCTGGATTATCACAAGACAATGGATCAATATGCATATGCAAAGAGTCTCCTGTTTTCCAGAATGGGTAATGCGGGGAATAACGATGTTCAAAAAAGAGCGGTCATCAATATTGATGATGACTATGCAGAGGTCATGATCGGTGCGTGTGCTGTTCCCGTTTTGACTTATGGCATTCATAATGCATGTGATTTTCGTGCGATGGATGTCGTCATAAAGCCTGGAGGCGTGTTTTTTTCAGTAGAATCTGCAGAAGGGTCTTTTCCGGTCACGCTGACTATGACAGGTTTATTTTCTGTTTATAATGCTCTGGCAGCTTTTGCTGCTGGTTATGCGGCAGGTCTATCCTGTGAATTCATTGCTGAGACATTATCAGATCTACCTCAGGTCAGTGGGCGGTTTGAGACAGTTCCATCTGAACCGGCACCATTTCAGGTGATCGTTGATTATGCCCATACACCAGAGAGTTTGCGAAACGTTTTGGAGACAGCAAAAGCAGCAAATAGTTCGAGATTAACGGTTGTATTCGGATGTGGTGGGGATCGCGACAAAGACAAACGCCCTCTTATGGGAGCGATAGCTGAATCATTGGCCGACAAAGTCTTCATCACATCGGATAATCCGAGATCTGAAGTACCTGAAATGATTATTGAAGATATCCTGAAGGGAATGCAAAAGGAAAATCATCAAGTAATCACCGACAGGAAAGAGGCTATTTATCGTGCAGTGTGCGAAGCGGAAGAAAAAGAATTGATTCTGATTGCAGGTAAAGGACACGAATCATATCAGATCATTGGTGATCAGACATATGATTTTAACGACCGACTTGTGGCAATCGAAGCAATAAAGGAGAGATATCAATGA